In a single window of the Marinobacter bohaiensis genome:
- a CDS encoding Yip1 family protein — protein MLLKHAFGLFTHPDHEWAEIRREHETPWHVYVAYVLILAAIGPVCAYISTTYFGWTVGGDRLIRLSNISAIQLSVLTYVAILVGVFALGWMIDWMASTYGAKSEADKSNGMALAAYAATPLFLAGFAMLYPVPWFNALVLLAAAAYAGYLVYDGLPIVMGIPKERAILYCGAVLTVALVILVTTRVGSVLIWNYGFAPQFIG, from the coding sequence ATGTTGCTCAAACACGCTTTCGGTCTGTTCACCCACCCGGATCACGAATGGGCGGAAATCCGTCGGGAGCATGAAACGCCATGGCACGTCTATGTAGCGTACGTGCTGATACTGGCCGCCATCGGACCGGTTTGTGCCTATATCTCCACCACCTACTTCGGCTGGACGGTCGGCGGCGACCGCCTGATCCGGCTGTCCAACATCAGCGCCATCCAGCTCAGCGTGCTGACCTACGTCGCGATTCTGGTCGGTGTGTTCGCCCTGGGCTGGATGATCGACTGGATGGCCAGCACCTACGGTGCCAAGAGTGAGGCGGACAAATCCAACGGCATGGCCCTGGCCGCCTATGCCGCCACGCCGCTGTTCCTGGCGGGGTTTGCGATGCTCTATCCGGTGCCCTGGTTCAATGCCCTGGTGCTGCTGGCCGCCGCCGCCTACGCCGGCTACTTGGTCTATGACGGTCTGCCCATCGTCATGGGAATTCCCAAGGAGCGGGCGATTCTCTACTGCGGCGCGGTGCTGACGGTGGCGCTGGTGATCCTGGTCACCACCCGGGTCGGTTCGGTGCTGATCTGGAATTACGGTTTCGCGCCGCAGTTCATCGGCTGA
- a CDS encoding dienelactone hydrolase family protein, with product MIGESLEYTIDGRNYIGHIAYDDTRSGPRPGIILVHEWWGLNDFVREQADKLAEQGYTAFAIDMYGDAAQADNPDDAKAMMLSVKDTPGELEKRYRGALEVLKAHDSVDPERIASQGYCFGGAVSLNMARLGLDLKGVVSFHGNLGTDIQIKPGDIKGQLQVYTGGADVMIPPQQVAAFVEEMQEAGVRFDLINYPGAQHGFTNPGATAKGQKFGFPVGYDANAARDAWEGSLAFYKRLFG from the coding sequence ATGATTGGCGAATCCCTGGAATATACGATCGACGGCCGCAACTACATCGGCCACATTGCCTACGACGATACCCGGAGCGGTCCCCGGCCGGGCATTATCCTGGTTCACGAGTGGTGGGGTCTGAACGACTTCGTGCGCGAGCAGGCGGACAAGCTGGCGGAGCAGGGCTACACCGCCTTCGCCATCGACATGTACGGCGACGCCGCGCAGGCGGATAACCCGGACGACGCCAAGGCCATGATGCTGTCGGTGAAGGACACCCCGGGCGAGCTGGAGAAGCGTTACCGGGGGGCGCTGGAGGTGCTCAAGGCCCATGACAGCGTCGATCCGGAGCGTATTGCTTCCCAGGGCTACTGCTTCGGTGGCGCGGTGTCGCTGAACATGGCCCGGCTGGGATTGGACCTTAAGGGTGTGGTCAGCTTCCACGGCAATCTGGGCACCGACATCCAGATCAAACCGGGCGACATCAAGGGCCAGTTGCAGGTCTACACCGGCGGTGCGGATGTGATGATCCCGCCGCAGCAGGTGGCGGCGTTCGTGGAGGAAATGCAGGAAGCCGGCGTACGGTTCGACCTGATCAACTACCCCGGCGCCCAGCACGGCTTCACCAACCCCGGCGCCACCGCCAAGGGACAGAAGTTCGGCTTCCCGGTGGGTTATGACGCCAACGCGGCCCGGGACGCCTGGGAAGGCTCACTGGCCTTCTACAAGCGACTGTTCGGCTAA
- a CDS encoding glutathione S-transferase family protein — translation MKLIGSTTSPYVRRIRLLLAESDYEFVNLNIYGEGRDELRRNNPALKIPMLIDGEQEVYDSRVISRYLAQKNGDAPLSWDQENQLTLIDAVNDSAVTLLLSKKSGIDVEQDLMFYNLQRERIMLSLRTLAAMVDAGEFAQWHYPAICLYCMVDWLEFRESVDFTGVESLLSFRDANRERPMVGGTDPRDA, via the coding sequence ATGAAACTGATTGGTTCCACCACGTCGCCCTACGTCCGCCGCATTCGCCTGTTGCTGGCCGAGAGCGACTACGAGTTCGTCAACCTGAACATCTATGGCGAGGGTCGGGACGAGCTACGCCGTAACAACCCGGCCCTGAAGATCCCGATGCTCATTGACGGCGAGCAGGAGGTGTACGACTCCCGGGTGATTTCACGCTACCTCGCCCAGAAAAACGGCGATGCGCCCCTGAGCTGGGATCAGGAGAACCAGCTGACGCTGATCGACGCGGTCAACGATTCGGCGGTGACCCTGTTGCTGTCGAAGAAGTCCGGCATCGACGTGGAACAGGACCTGATGTTCTACAACCTCCAGCGTGAGCGCATCATGCTGTCGTTGCGCACCCTGGCGGCCATGGTGGACGCGGGCGAATTCGCCCAGTGGCATTATCCGGCGATCTGTCTCTACTGCATGGTGGACTGGCTGGAGTTTCGTGAGTCGGTGGATTTCACCGGTGTGGAGAGCCTGCTGAGTTTCCGCGATGCCAACCGGGAACGGCCCATGGTGGGCGGGACCGATCCGCGAGACGCTTGA
- a CDS encoding bifunctional glycoside hydrolase 114/ polysaccharide deacetylase family protein: MPKNPVVLPAVLVLALFSQVVLAQAPRNVGFYYGHEAPVSALMAYDWLVLQRDRNSTSRLDTLNDAGVAPIAYVSVGEMARSHKQFAQLPATARLGRNTGWDSAILDIRQPAVRAFLLDRLIDPAFRAGYHGVFLDTLDSYRLTQAGQDDPAAFVQALATLIGRIRERHPDARIIINRGFELPESVHAQVDALAFESYRRGYDAGRKRYRPVSDADRQWLRGQLDHWRDRHPDKPLIAIDYVRDASDAPALARQLRQDGFVPYVTDPDLQRLGPTEPQRIKREVLVLHDAQDGLMAHSAAHRYGGVLLERLGYIPVYRDMHATLPSEPLDDRFAGIVAWWEGGAKSRRVCRWLSQHRGKLPLVVMGRLPPDRNCEALIRSDTVTLPALPVTTTPRQASVGRFEGTHLPAMPDSALPRAEGVSSWLEITDAQDTTFTPVYTAEHLGVALEPYLFEPGPEDERYWLFDPFAFLAEALGGPLYPTPDATTESGQRILTAHIDGDGFVSRAELEGSPLGATVIMDQIIKRYRVPHTVSVIEAETSPNGIYPATSAEAERIARQLFRLDNVEVASHSYSHPFFWQIIEDGSRPLPVFADYGYALGVPGYKPVLQREIPGSIDYINRRLAPADKPTNLFLWTGDALPGERALKAVRSAGVLNVNGGDTHPLPYASQLAGVWPMARPVGDELQIYAPVMNENVYTNLWHGPYYGFRDVIDTFRILENYQRLKPLSIYYHFYSGTKPAALNALKAVYDDALSRPVTPLYLSQYARRARFNYRSAMLRDSHGRYTWRGIGAPHTVRIDPAGQYPDLAASQGVAGFHDDAGNRYVHLTGSQPTLALRDTPPEGPYLQQANAVLTHWSRRRVDDRWRIELGFSGIGPLSATLAGTGHCRVIRGASLSVKGTGRPVQLGAPGKNVNSATLECR, from the coding sequence ATGCCCAAAAACCCCGTTGTTTTGCCAGCAGTACTCGTCCTGGCGCTTTTCAGCCAGGTCGTCCTGGCTCAGGCACCCCGGAATGTCGGCTTCTATTACGGCCACGAGGCACCGGTCAGCGCCTTGATGGCGTACGACTGGCTGGTCCTGCAACGCGATCGCAACAGCACGTCACGCCTCGACACCCTCAACGACGCCGGCGTGGCGCCCATTGCCTATGTCAGCGTGGGCGAAATGGCCCGCAGTCACAAGCAGTTTGCGCAACTTCCCGCCACCGCACGCCTGGGCCGGAACACGGGCTGGGACAGCGCCATTCTCGATATCCGCCAGCCGGCGGTACGCGCCTTCCTGCTCGACAGGCTGATCGACCCGGCGTTCCGGGCCGGCTACCACGGGGTTTTCCTGGACACCCTCGACAGCTACCGGCTCACCCAGGCCGGCCAGGACGATCCGGCGGCGTTCGTGCAGGCCCTGGCGACCCTGATCGGCCGCATCCGCGAGCGCCACCCGGACGCCCGGATCATCATCAACCGGGGCTTCGAACTCCCCGAGAGCGTCCACGCCCAGGTAGACGCACTGGCCTTCGAATCCTACCGGCGCGGCTATGACGCCGGCCGCAAACGCTATCGTCCGGTGTCCGACGCCGATCGCCAATGGCTCCGGGGCCAGCTCGATCACTGGCGCGACCGGCACCCGGACAAGCCCCTGATCGCCATCGACTACGTGCGCGACGCCAGCGACGCGCCCGCCCTGGCCAGGCAACTGCGCCAGGATGGCTTCGTCCCCTACGTCACCGACCCGGACCTGCAGCGCCTGGGGCCCACCGAACCGCAACGGATCAAACGCGAGGTGCTGGTCCTGCACGATGCGCAGGACGGCCTGATGGCGCACAGCGCCGCCCACCGGTATGGCGGTGTGCTACTGGAACGGCTGGGTTACATCCCGGTTTACCGGGATATGCACGCCACCCTGCCCAGCGAGCCTCTCGATGACCGCTTCGCCGGCATCGTCGCCTGGTGGGAGGGCGGCGCCAAGAGCCGTCGTGTGTGCCGATGGCTGTCGCAGCACCGTGGCAAACTGCCGCTGGTGGTCATGGGCCGGCTGCCACCGGACCGCAACTGCGAGGCCCTTATCCGGTCCGACACCGTCACCCTGCCCGCGCTCCCTGTGACGACGACGCCGCGCCAGGCATCGGTCGGCCGTTTCGAGGGCACGCATTTGCCCGCAATGCCGGATTCGGCGCTGCCGCGCGCCGAAGGCGTCTCGTCGTGGCTGGAGATCACCGATGCCCAGGACACGACCTTCACGCCGGTCTATACGGCCGAGCATCTCGGCGTGGCCCTGGAGCCCTACCTTTTCGAGCCGGGCCCCGAAGACGAACGCTACTGGCTGTTCGATCCGTTCGCGTTTCTGGCGGAGGCCCTCGGGGGGCCTCTCTATCCCACACCGGACGCCACGACGGAAAGTGGGCAACGCATCCTGACAGCTCACATCGACGGCGACGGTTTCGTATCCCGGGCCGAGCTGGAAGGCAGCCCGCTGGGTGCGACGGTCATCATGGACCAGATCATCAAACGTTACCGCGTTCCGCATACCGTGTCGGTCATCGAAGCCGAAACCTCACCGAACGGCATCTATCCAGCGACCAGCGCCGAAGCCGAACGCATCGCCCGCCAACTGTTCCGGCTGGATAACGTGGAAGTGGCGTCGCATTCCTACAGCCACCCCTTTTTCTGGCAGATCATCGAGGACGGTTCGCGCCCGTTACCGGTGTTCGCAGATTACGGCTACGCACTGGGCGTCCCCGGGTACAAGCCGGTCCTGCAGCGCGAGATCCCCGGCTCGATCGACTACATCAACCGGCGCCTGGCGCCGGCGGACAAACCGACCAACCTGTTCCTCTGGACCGGCGACGCCCTGCCCGGCGAGCGCGCACTCAAAGCGGTTCGCTCCGCTGGCGTCCTGAACGTCAACGGCGGCGACACCCACCCGCTGCCCTACGCCTCCCAACTGGCGGGTGTCTGGCCCATGGCGCGCCCGGTCGGCGACGAGCTGCAGATCTACGCGCCGGTCATGAACGAAAACGTCTACACCAATCTCTGGCACGGCCCGTACTATGGCTTCCGCGACGTGATAGACACCTTCCGTATCCTGGAAAACTACCAACGGCTCAAACCGTTGAGCATCTACTACCACTTCTATTCCGGAACCAAGCCTGCCGCGCTCAATGCCCTGAAGGCGGTCTACGACGACGCCCTGTCGCGGCCGGTGACCCCCCTGTACCTGAGCCAGTACGCCCGGCGCGCCCGGTTCAACTACCGCTCGGCCATGCTGCGGGACAGCCATGGACGCTATACCTGGCGCGGCATCGGCGCCCCGCACACCGTGCGCATCGACCCGGCCGGCCAGTACCCGGATCTGGCCGCCAGTCAAGGCGTCGCCGGGTTCCATGACGATGCCGGCAACCGCTATGTTCACCTGACCGGCTCCCAGCCAACACTCGCGCTGCGCGACACGCCTCCGGAAGGCCCCTATCTGCAACAGGCCAATGCGGTTCTGACCCACTGGTCGCGGCGCCGGGTCGACGACCGCTGGCGTATCGAGCTAGGGTTCTCCGGCATCGGCCCGCTGAGCGCCACCCTGGCCGGCACCGGGCATTGCCGTGTGATCCGCGGAGCGTCCCTGTCCGTGAAGGGCACGGGGCGCCCGGTACAACTTGGCGCGCCGGGTAAAAACGTGAACTCGGCGACCCTGGAGTGCCGTTGA
- a CDS encoding tetratricopeptide repeat protein, with amino-acid sequence MRARRRIQFFRLPSLLAIGVLFTLALFALYPRQTVFEDIHFLEQPDALSIAYLHVLLRADPDNPSLRINLGHMLRKTGQGRAAERVLNPFLENDPIPYNALSDILLLRQQRVYEATRPEDRATARRRLFETLERVPDQPYSFDDKTALIDPVEDALSLAQASQLWRDMARFAPEAGERRKIARRLAELQEAQGKPGAAAGTLLDSLREDGAADSGPMVDDILRLQLAAGQPRQALSLFKSQRATTPMDTATLEQGIELARYAGANDDRLRWLQRLVDQQPDDVPLLRELLTAQLAQGDTTSALATVRRLQTQAPDLTPADRTRMAQVLDWNNLPAEALPYWSELYVEHNQPQALERATSTARSLFDWAALERLLSLAENRGHSNPDSYLLLADSRIRNGDIESALRVLDRGITRYPKAPALQERKLSLLLNSRDFNGAIAYLEQRDTLSDKQRLQLAQLYWRTRQPEAALAHLDFQPSDPGIRNDVTFMRLRLGHYLGRLRGIRDDYQAMLDRLEDEPPQVQEELLSLAILFEDYTAARHISRVRYASTNEPRYLANQAEYAAATGDWSAATDALDAWVDAFPSATNLNRYWQLRALTYHQTGRLDQADQAYREAYRLAPDDLKTLVGWGWLMLSEPERFGERLSHMLARLEAQGDPETYPVLAYGHSALGHPEQARAWFLRGLDGHRAEPEWLLSTARVLELTGRERQAEALRASIDPGRITDANTRVAYYRARGLDRLALTVLGRAATDTDQRQMAQQALDAGHALLAEAWLAQSREPDDNALLHPADLTPAQQRQRLLANLDTLESDRGSDLSRSRLRETVDLHRGAQRSIQTGVERLDLGNFAVRQTGIKGRYALDEVSVSGAASRVAPESAGRLAERPDAGAEGRLGLAWQGSRWGLQVEAASLARDEGPSPAFSVEGDWQPADRWSLQAGLEHNARAPDSAEAWWLLGRDRQSLAATYSPFSRLALTGRAERLAYHSADDDSLGSGHSLEFTADYTLFREDPAMTVTLGYQRQQLDLEPTLPASVNDELDSPLPPSALLTDEYERVGARVRWFHGEPHSLFRSTASPRGFLEVGSGYVISTDTPEIGLGAGLGWRLFGDDELALSARWASEGIDGSGRADLNLTYTLYLDR; translated from the coding sequence ATGCGGGCTCGCAGACGCATCCAGTTTTTCCGGCTGCCGTCGCTGCTCGCCATCGGGGTGCTGTTCACGCTGGCGCTGTTCGCCCTGTACCCGCGTCAGACCGTGTTCGAGGACATCCACTTTCTGGAGCAACCGGACGCCCTCTCCATTGCCTACCTGCACGTGCTGCTGCGCGCCGACCCCGACAACCCGTCGCTGCGCATCAACCTGGGGCACATGCTGCGCAAGACCGGGCAGGGCCGTGCAGCCGAGCGAGTCCTGAATCCGTTTCTCGAGAACGATCCCATTCCCTACAACGCCCTGTCCGATATCCTCCTGCTCCGCCAGCAACGGGTGTACGAGGCGACCCGACCGGAAGACCGGGCAACCGCGCGGCGCCGGCTGTTCGAGACGCTGGAGCGGGTGCCGGATCAGCCCTACAGCTTTGACGATAAAACGGCGTTGATCGATCCCGTCGAGGACGCGCTGAGTCTGGCCCAGGCCAGCCAGCTATGGCGCGACATGGCGCGTTTCGCACCGGAAGCCGGCGAGCGCCGCAAGATCGCCCGCCGGCTGGCCGAACTCCAGGAGGCCCAGGGCAAGCCCGGCGCCGCCGCCGGGACGCTGCTCGACAGCCTGCGGGAAGACGGCGCAGCCGACTCGGGGCCGATGGTCGATGACATTCTGCGACTGCAGCTGGCCGCCGGGCAGCCTCGCCAAGCGCTGTCCCTGTTCAAGTCGCAGCGCGCCACGACTCCGATGGACACCGCCACGCTGGAACAGGGCATTGAGCTGGCCCGCTACGCCGGCGCCAACGACGACCGCCTGCGCTGGCTGCAACGCCTGGTGGACCAGCAGCCCGATGACGTGCCTCTCCTGCGCGAACTGCTGACCGCGCAACTGGCCCAGGGTGACACCACCTCGGCACTGGCCACGGTCCGCCGCCTGCAGACACAGGCACCGGACCTGACGCCCGCAGACCGGACCCGGATGGCGCAAGTCCTGGACTGGAACAACCTTCCGGCCGAGGCCTTGCCGTACTGGTCCGAGCTGTATGTGGAGCACAACCAGCCGCAAGCACTGGAACGAGCGACCTCGACCGCCCGCAGCCTGTTCGACTGGGCCGCTCTGGAGAGGCTTCTGTCGCTCGCGGAAAATCGCGGTCACAGCAATCCCGACAGCTACCTCCTGCTCGCCGACAGCCGCATCCGGAACGGCGATATCGAGTCCGCCTTGCGGGTGCTCGACCGCGGTATCACCCGTTATCCGAAAGCCCCCGCGCTGCAGGAGCGCAAGCTGTCGCTGCTGCTCAACAGCCGGGATTTCAACGGTGCCATCGCCTACCTGGAACAGCGCGATACCCTGAGCGACAAGCAGCGCCTGCAACTGGCACAGCTTTACTGGCGCACCCGACAGCCGGAAGCCGCCCTGGCCCACCTGGATTTCCAGCCGTCGGACCCGGGCATCCGCAACGACGTCACGTTCATGCGCCTGCGGCTGGGGCATTACCTCGGGCGACTGCGGGGGATCCGGGACGATTACCAGGCCATGCTGGACCGCCTGGAAGACGAACCGCCGCAGGTTCAGGAGGAACTGTTGTCCCTGGCGATCCTGTTCGAAGACTACACCGCCGCCCGCCACATCAGTCGCGTGCGCTATGCCAGCACGAACGAGCCGCGCTACCTCGCCAACCAGGCGGAGTACGCGGCCGCCACCGGCGACTGGTCCGCCGCTACGGACGCGCTCGACGCCTGGGTCGACGCCTTCCCGAGCGCGACCAACCTCAACCGTTACTGGCAGCTGCGCGCCCTGACCTATCACCAGACCGGCCGTCTCGATCAAGCCGACCAGGCCTACCGGGAGGCCTACCGCCTTGCCCCCGACGACCTGAAAACCCTGGTCGGCTGGGGCTGGCTGATGCTCAGCGAACCTGAACGTTTCGGCGAGCGACTGTCCCATATGCTCGCCCGCCTCGAGGCCCAGGGCGACCCCGAAACCTATCCGGTGCTGGCCTACGGCCACAGTGCTCTGGGCCATCCCGAACAGGCCCGGGCATGGTTCCTGCGCGGGTTGGACGGGCATCGGGCGGAACCCGAATGGCTGCTGTCCACGGCCCGGGTGCTGGAACTCACCGGCCGGGAACGGCAGGCAGAAGCATTACGGGCGAGCATCGACCCCGGCCGGATCACCGACGCCAACACCCGGGTCGCCTATTACCGGGCCCGCGGACTGGACCGCCTGGCCCTGACGGTCCTCGGTCGTGCCGCCACCGACACCGATCAACGGCAGATGGCACAGCAAGCCCTGGATGCCGGCCACGCCCTGCTGGCCGAAGCCTGGCTGGCGCAGTCGCGCGAGCCGGACGACAACGCGCTGCTGCATCCGGCCGACCTGACCCCGGCGCAACAACGACAGCGCCTGCTGGCCAACCTGGATACGTTGGAATCGGACCGCGGCTCCGATCTGTCACGCTCGCGTCTGCGGGAAACCGTGGACCTTCACCGCGGAGCCCAGCGCTCAATTCAGACGGGCGTGGAACGCCTCGACCTGGGCAATTTCGCCGTGCGCCAGACCGGCATCAAGGGCCGCTACGCGTTGGACGAGGTCAGCGTCAGCGGGGCTGCCAGCCGGGTGGCGCCAGAATCCGCCGGGCGTCTCGCCGAGCGTCCCGACGCCGGCGCCGAGGGACGCCTGGGTCTGGCCTGGCAGGGCTCGCGCTGGGGGCTCCAGGTGGAGGCGGCCAGCCTGGCGCGGGACGAAGGGCCCTCGCCGGCCTTCTCCGTGGAAGGGGACTGGCAACCGGCGGACCGCTGGAGCCTGCAGGCGGGGCTGGAACACAACGCCCGCGCGCCCGACTCCGCCGAGGCCTGGTGGCTGCTCGGCCGCGATCGCCAGTCCCTGGCCGCCACCTACAGCCCGTTTTCACGGCTGGCCCTGACCGGGCGGGCGGAACGTCTGGCCTACCATTCCGCCGATGACGATTCGCTGGGTTCGGGCCACAGCCTCGAGTTCACCGCCGATTACACCCTGTTCCGCGAAGACCCCGCCATGACCGTGACATTGGGCTACCAGCGACAGCAACTGGACCTGGAGCCGACCCTGCCGGCGAGCGTCAACGACGAACTGGACAGCCCCTTGCCGCCCTCAGCGCTGCTAACCGACGAATACGAACGCGTCGGCGCGCGCGTTCGCTGGTTTCACGGCGAGCCCCACAGCCTTTTCCGAAGTACCGCCTCGCCCCGGGGCTTCCTGGAAGTGGGCAGCGGCTATGTGATCTCCACGGATACCCCCGAGATCGGCCTGGGCGCGGGCCTGGGCTGGCGGCTGTTCGGGGACGACGAACTGGCCCTGTCCGCCCGCTGGGCGTCCGAAGGCATCGACGGCAGCGGTCGCGCCGACCTGAATCTAACCTATACCCTGTATCTGGACCGTTAA
- a CDS encoding DUF4136 domain-containing protein: MLQRIPRLPTLLFASLLVLSGCSVLQSEDGLAIPADSRLAVVPLMNLSQTPQAGEQAASVLSALLRAEGSHNTTLFLPQQRDPLLYDNSERRQEALESAEASAPDYLVTGTVEEWRYKSGLDGEPAVGVTLEIRDADTERLVWSGTSARTGWGRESLSVAAHKVLDELVERMPLTNRD; this comes from the coding sequence ATGTTGCAACGTATCCCGCGCCTCCCCACCCTGCTGTTCGCCAGCCTGCTGGTGCTGAGTGGCTGCTCGGTGCTGCAGAGCGAAGACGGCCTGGCCATTCCGGCCGATAGCCGCCTGGCCGTGGTGCCCCTGATGAACCTGTCGCAAACCCCGCAGGCCGGCGAACAGGCCGCCAGCGTCCTCAGTGCGCTCCTGCGGGCCGAGGGCAGTCACAACACCACCTTGTTCCTGCCGCAGCAGCGCGACCCTCTGCTCTACGACAACAGCGAGCGTCGCCAGGAGGCCCTGGAGTCAGCCGAAGCCAGCGCGCCCGATTACCTGGTGACAGGCACCGTCGAGGAGTGGCGCTACAAGAGCGGTCTGGACGGGGAACCCGCCGTGGGTGTGACGCTGGAGATCCGCGACGCTGACACCGAACGCCTGGTGTGGAGTGGCACCTCGGCACGCACCGGCTGGGGCCGGGAAAGCCTGAGCGTCGCTGCTCACAAGGTACTGGATGAATTGGTCGAGCGTATGCCGTTAACCAACAGGGACTGA